A part of Paenibacillus sp. IHBB 10380 genomic DNA contains:
- a CDS encoding 3-hydroxyacyl-CoA dehydrogenase family protein, whose protein sequence is MLFKKIGVIGGGTMGQGIAEMLAAKGIDVLLVEKSTEKLNYSYNMIETSLDKQLEKWGITQAEKKLILSRIHKVEHFAELGTCDMIIETISEDLDAKKQIFSQLDQVCPNNIILASNTSTLSLTELASSTMYPERVIGMHFIHPVGKVDLVEIIRGLKTSDLTFVETKNFVEDVVSKKGIMIYESPGFVSSRLICLLINEALHILQEGVASAEDIDNAMRIGYQFQNGPLEMADRFGLDSVLAALERMFREFGELKYRPSTILKKMVRAGHLGVKTGEGFFKYDKDGDRI, encoded by the coding sequence ATGTTATTTAAGAAGATTGGTGTCATAGGCGGTGGCACCATGGGACAAGGAATCGCAGAAATGCTAGCAGCAAAGGGCATTGATGTATTATTGGTGGAGAAATCTACAGAGAAATTAAACTATTCCTATAACATGATTGAGACAAGTCTTGATAAACAGCTAGAGAAGTGGGGTATTACTCAGGCAGAGAAGAAACTTATTCTCAGTAGAATTCATAAAGTAGAACATTTCGCTGAACTTGGAACATGTGACATGATTATTGAGACCATTTCCGAAGATTTAGATGCGAAGAAACAAATATTCTCACAATTGGACCAAGTATGTCCTAACAATATTATTCTTGCTAGTAATACATCAACACTTAGTTTGACTGAACTTGCAAGTTCTACGATGTATCCTGAACGTGTGATTGGAATGCACTTTATTCATCCGGTCGGAAAAGTGGATTTAGTTGAAATTATTCGTGGACTGAAGACATCCGATCTCACGTTTGTAGAAACGAAAAATTTCGTAGAAGACGTGGTAAGCAAAAAAGGAATCATGATCTATGAATCTCCTGGATTCGTATCTTCTCGTTTAATTTGTCTATTAATTAATGAGGCACTTCACATTCTGCAAGAAGGTGTTGCTTCTGCTGAAGACATCGATAATGCAATGCGTATAGGCTATCAGTTCCAGAATGGTCCTCTAGAAATGGCAGATCGTTTCGGACTGGACTCTGTACTTGCTGCTCTTGAAAGAATGTTCCGTGAATTTGGTGAATTGAAATATCGCCCATCCACCATACTTAAGAAGATGGTTCGTGCAGGGCATCTAGGTGTTAAAACAGGTGAAGGATTCTTCAAGTATGACAAGGATGGTGACCGGATATGA
- a CDS encoding acetate/propionate family kinase → MKILVINAGSSSLKYQLYDMTDESVLAKGLVERIGMDSSIMTHKPTGGQEVTEVKEILEHTTAIRKVLSMLTHPEHGVIKSVDEIQAVGHRVVHGGESFKASALVDSNAKSEIRRLIDLAPLHNPAAMMGITASETNMPGTPMVVVFDTAFHQGMPEKAYLYAIPKVLYNKYKVRRYGFHGTSHEYVSKAAAEHLGQPIEDLKIITCHIGNGGSVTAVLGGCSVDTSMGMTPLEGLMMGTRSGDLDPAVVPFVMNKEELTVNEVNSMLNKHSGLLAISGVSSDMREITDGMANGDANCTLAFEMYEYRLRKYIGSYAAAMNGVDVIVFTAGVGENSIVVREKVCENLTYLGVEIDDALNAIRSGEPRFISTNNSKVKVLVVPTNEELIIARDTFRIVSDSI, encoded by the coding sequence ATGAAAATTTTAGTTATTAATGCAGGAAGTTCTTCTTTGAAATATCAATTGTATGACATGACAGACGAGTCTGTTCTGGCTAAAGGCCTTGTAGAACGAATTGGAATGGATTCATCTATTATGACTCACAAACCTACGGGTGGTCAGGAAGTTACTGAAGTCAAAGAGATTCTGGAGCATACGACTGCAATTCGCAAAGTACTTTCTATGCTAACACATCCAGAACATGGTGTTATCAAGTCAGTGGATGAAATACAGGCTGTAGGTCATCGTGTTGTCCATGGTGGTGAATCGTTTAAGGCTTCTGCTCTTGTTGATAGTAATGCAAAGTCGGAAATTCGGCGCTTGATCGATCTAGCACCCCTTCACAATCCTGCGGCGATGATGGGCATAACAGCTTCAGAAACTAATATGCCTGGTACACCTATGGTTGTTGTATTCGATACCGCTTTTCATCAAGGGATGCCTGAAAAGGCTTATTTGTATGCCATCCCTAAAGTTCTTTATAACAAATACAAAGTACGCCGTTACGGCTTTCATGGTACTTCACATGAATATGTTAGTAAAGCAGCAGCGGAACATCTTGGTCAACCTATCGAAGACTTGAAGATCATTACCTGTCATATCGGAAATGGTGGTAGTGTTACTGCTGTACTTGGAGGATGTTCCGTAGATACTTCAATGGGGATGACTCCATTAGAAGGTTTAATGATGGGAACTCGAAGTGGTGATCTTGATCCAGCGGTTGTACCCTTTGTCATGAACAAAGAAGAATTGACTGTGAATGAAGTGAACTCTATGCTTAATAAACACAGCGGCCTCTTGGCAATATCCGGAGTTAGTAGCGACATGAGAGAAATTACAGATGGTATGGCCAATGGCGATGCTAATTGTACGCTTGCTTTTGAAATGTATGAGTACCGTTTACGTAAATACATTGGTTCTTATGCTGCAGCTATGAATGGTGTTGATGTGATTGTATTTACAGCTGGGGTTGGCGAGAATTCCATTGTTGTACGTGAGAAAGTATGTGAGAATTTAACTTATCTTGGAGTAGAAATTGACGATGCACTGAATGCCATTCGTTCTGGCGAACCACGGTTTATCTCAACAAATAATTCCAAAGTGAAAGTGTTGGTTGTTCCAACAAATGAAGAATTAATTATTGCACGTGATACTTTCCGCATTGTTAGTGATTCGATATAA
- the asnS gene encoding asparagine--tRNA ligase has translation MSIKSVIRDVNQHVGETITIGSWINNKRSSGKIQFLQLRDGTGYIQGVVVKSEVSEEVWDAAKSLTQESSLYVTGIIREEPRSASGYEMTVTGIEVIHITENYPITPKEHGVDFLMDHRHLWLRSNKQRAILVIRAEIIRSVRHFFDNNGFTLVDPPILTPTSAEGTTNLFHTKYFDEDAYLTQSGQLYMEAAAMALGKVYSFGPTFRAEKSKTRRHLIEFWMIEPEMAFTDHEESLRVQENFISYVVQSVVKNCRTELETVGRDISKLEQIQAPFPRITYDDAIEFLHGQGFDIPWGDDFGAPHETAIAQSYDKPVFITHYPAGIKSFYMKPDPTRPEVVLCADMIAPEGYGEIIGGSQRIDDQALLEERFNEHGLTLETYQWYMDLRKYGSVPHSGFGLGLERTVAWICGLDHVRETIAFPRTLYRLYP, from the coding sequence ATGTCCATCAAGAGTGTGATTCGTGATGTGAACCAGCATGTTGGCGAAACAATAACCATCGGAAGCTGGATCAATAACAAACGATCAAGTGGAAAAATTCAATTTTTGCAATTGCGTGACGGTACTGGATATATTCAAGGTGTTGTTGTAAAGAGTGAGGTTTCAGAGGAAGTGTGGGACGCTGCCAAGAGTCTAACTCAAGAAAGTTCATTATATGTGACAGGTATTATTCGTGAAGAACCACGAAGTGCATCTGGTTATGAAATGACGGTAACGGGAATCGAAGTGATACATATCACCGAGAACTATCCTATTACTCCGAAAGAGCATGGTGTAGATTTCTTAATGGATCATCGTCATCTATGGCTACGTTCCAATAAACAACGTGCGATTCTTGTCATCCGTGCAGAGATTATTCGTTCCGTTCGTCATTTCTTTGACAATAATGGATTTACATTGGTTGACCCACCGATCCTAACTCCGACATCGGCAGAAGGAACAACAAACCTGTTCCATACGAAATATTTTGATGAAGATGCTTATTTAACTCAAAGCGGTCAATTGTACATGGAAGCTGCTGCAATGGCGCTAGGCAAAGTCTATTCCTTTGGGCCGACGTTCCGTGCTGAGAAATCCAAAACACGTCGTCACCTTATTGAATTCTGGATGATCGAACCAGAGATGGCTTTTACAGATCATGAAGAAAGTCTACGTGTACAAGAGAACTTTATTAGTTATGTTGTACAATCTGTTGTTAAGAATTGTCGTACAGAATTGGAAACAGTAGGTCGTGATATTTCGAAGCTGGAACAAATTCAGGCACCTTTCCCACGTATAACTTACGATGATGCCATTGAATTTCTACACGGACAAGGTTTCGATATTCCTTGGGGTGATGACTTCGGTGCACCTCATGAGACTGCAATTGCCCAGAGTTACGACAAGCCTGTTTTTATAACACACTATCCTGCAGGTATCAAATCTTTCTACATGAAGCCCGATCCAACCCGGCCTGAAGTTGTGCTGTGCGCTGATATGATTGCACCAGAGGGATACGGTGAAATTATCGGAGGGTCACAGCGTATTGATGACCAAGCATTACTGGAAGAGCGCTTCAACGAACATGGATTGACATTAGAGACTTACCAATGGTACATGGATTTACGCAAATATGGATCAGTACCCCATTCCGGATTCGGTCTCGGGTTGGAGCGTACTGTAGCATGGATTTGCGGACTTGATCATGTTCGCGAGACGATTGCCTTCCCACGTACGTTGTATCGTCTTTATCCTTAA
- a CDS encoding DnaD domain-containing protein, with the protein MDNTGWRTWAEGASSGMGAGVAIFPYALFRYYRRLKLDDREVLLLMHLMSFKQVEMKEFPTLEDMQELIGGTTHAISLSLQKLMKDGFLSIDEEVDEDRDIQYERYNVSGLYEKLSICMANDAKNKLKQASVARESTATEEPESERNIFKIVEKEFGRPLSPMECETISGWLDQDQYPHDLILMALKEAVFAGKVHFRYIDRILLEWSRNRVKNTADAKAYTQKFRSSGRS; encoded by the coding sequence ATGGATAACACGGGATGGAGAACATGGGCTGAGGGAGCTTCATCAGGAATGGGAGCAGGCGTAGCAATATTCCCTTATGCTTTGTTCCGTTATTATCGAAGATTGAAGCTGGATGATCGTGAGGTTCTTCTATTGATGCATCTCATGTCTTTCAAGCAAGTGGAAATGAAAGAATTCCCAACACTTGAAGATATGCAGGAGCTTATAGGAGGAACAACACATGCGATATCATTGAGTCTACAGAAGCTGATGAAGGATGGTTTCTTGAGCATTGATGAAGAGGTTGATGAGGATCGAGACATTCAGTATGAGCGTTATAACGTTTCAGGTCTCTATGAGAAGCTAAGTATTTGTATGGCGAATGATGCCAAGAATAAGTTGAAACAAGCCTCTGTGGCACGTGAATCTACGGCCACAGAAGAGCCTGAGAGTGAGCGTAACATATTCAAGATTGTTGAGAAGGAATTTGGGCGTCCTTTATCTCCGATGGAATGTGAGACAATCTCTGGCTGGCTGGATCAGGACCAATATCCTCATGATCTTATTCTAATGGCACTCAAAGAGGCTGTATTCGCAGGAAAGGTCCATTTCCGTTATATTGATCGTATTTTGCTGGAGTGGAGCCGCAACCGTGTGAAGAATACTGCAGATGCCAAAGCATATACTCAGAAATTCCGTAGTAGCGGTAGATCATAA
- a CDS encoding EamA family transporter, translated as MKLLKYSLLVFLGACSYGVLSTIIKLGIKGGFTMQELVGGQYFFGWCILLLLVLLFSRKRLGLKIVFSLFGAGITTSLTGIFYGLAVEQLPASIAVVLLFQFTWIGVILEAVADRRFPSRGKLLSMAILLVGTLLAGGVFEPSEGEITTSGIIFGLISAVTFALYIFVSGRVATEVPVINKSLYMITSAFIMVMIVFSPSFIYDGAIPNGLWKYGIPLGLLGIIIPVIFFSIGVPKVGSGLATILGAAELPAAVVASVLVLQEHVSALRWVGIIVVMIGIAAPQILPMWTRKDSPRASLYKVEL; from the coding sequence ATTAAGTTACTGAAGTACTCTTTATTAGTTTTTTTAGGTGCATGTAGTTATGGCGTTCTATCTACGATCATAAAGCTTGGAATTAAAGGCGGATTTACGATGCAGGAATTAGTAGGAGGGCAATACTTTTTTGGTTGGTGTATTTTGTTACTATTAGTCTTGTTATTTTCCCGAAAAAGACTCGGGTTAAAAATAGTCTTTTCTTTATTTGGAGCTGGAATCACAACCAGTTTAACAGGCATATTCTACGGGTTAGCGGTTGAGCAGTTGCCCGCCTCGATTGCGGTTGTGCTCTTATTCCAATTTACTTGGATTGGTGTTATTCTTGAGGCCGTGGCAGATAGAAGATTTCCTAGTCGAGGGAAGTTGCTGTCGATGGCTATACTTCTTGTTGGGACACTGTTAGCTGGGGGCGTTTTTGAGCCTAGCGAAGGTGAAATAACGACAAGCGGTATCATTTTTGGCTTAATATCAGCGGTAACATTTGCTTTATATATTTTTGTAAGTGGGAGAGTAGCTACAGAAGTACCTGTAATTAATAAAAGTTTGTATATGATTACAAGTGCATTCATCATGGTTATGATCGTTTTCTCACCTTCATTTATTTATGACGGAGCTATTCCAAATGGACTTTGGAAATACGGTATCCCGTTAGGATTGCTCGGAATTATTATTCCTGTCATTTTCTTTTCTATCGGTGTCCCAAAAGTAGGTTCAGGTCTAGCAACGATTCTAGGTGCAGCGGAATTACCAGCAGCTGTAGTGGCCTCCGTGTTAGTTCTACAAGAACACGTATCAGCGCTTCGCTGGGTCGGAATTATCGTTGTTATGATCGGAATTGCTGCCCCGCAAATATTACCGATGTGGACAAGAAAAGATTCACCCAGGGCATCTCTCTACAAGGTAGAGCTTTAG
- a CDS encoding RNA polymerase sigma factor, producing MSGFRVIVDRYNRHIFQITYSVLHDVKDAEDAAQETFIQIYRSLPQYRSQGFKSWISRIALNKAIDLKRKKTRHSEHTITSVIEMETIPSNEEGPLSLTIRKEKHRLLKDKLKQLPDNHKQVLSAYYLEEKSYEQIALELQVTKNTVESKLYRAKQWIRKKWKEEDWK from the coding sequence ATGAGCGGCTTCCGTGTCATCGTGGATCGATATAATAGGCATATCTTTCAGATTACCTATTCGGTATTACATGACGTTAAGGATGCCGAGGATGCTGCGCAGGAAACTTTTATCCAGATCTATAGATCTCTTCCTCAGTACCGCTCCCAAGGCTTCAAATCTTGGATTTCTAGGATTGCATTGAATAAAGCTATAGATCTTAAACGGAAAAAAACGAGGCATAGTGAGCACACAATCACCTCTGTCATTGAGATGGAGACAATACCGTCCAATGAGGAAGGTCCTTTATCGCTCACTATTCGTAAAGAGAAACATCGGCTACTTAAGGATAAACTGAAACAATTACCTGATAATCATAAACAAGTTCTGTCAGCTTATTATCTAGAAGAGAAAAGTTATGAACAGATTGCTCTAGAGCTTCAGGTGACCAAGAATACGGTAGAGTCTAAGTTATATCGAGCGAAACAGTGGATTCGAAAGAAATGGAAGGAGGAGGATTGGAAGTGA
- a CDS encoding NAD-dependent epimerase/dehydratase family protein, with protein MYRVLVMGGTRFFGKRLVQLLLDDGAEVTIATRGQTVDSFGDTVKRLVVDRESYESLAKAVEGRDWDLIYDNICYSPQDAMNACEIFAGKVKRYIYTSSMSVYESLSVNKKEEEFDPYPLPIQMGKRMDFDYGTAKGLAEAVFAQRATFPVCSVRFTFVLGIDDYTRRVEFHIDRVKRGIPIGIPNMDAKINFISSDEAAELLLWLKDHKIEGPLNACSTGAISLAELISSIEQEVGKKAIIVPRTSQENMSPYGVERTLTINNGKATQAGFAFQPLHSWFPILLRQLVLS; from the coding sequence ATGTACAGAGTATTGGTCATGGGTGGAACTCGTTTCTTTGGCAAAAGATTAGTTCAATTACTGTTGGACGATGGAGCGGAAGTCACCATCGCGACGAGAGGTCAAACTGTGGATTCCTTTGGAGATACTGTGAAACGGCTTGTTGTGGATCGTGAAAGCTATGAGTCATTAGCCAAGGCAGTAGAAGGCCGTGACTGGGACCTTATTTATGATAATATATGTTATTCACCACAAGATGCTATGAATGCCTGCGAGATTTTTGCAGGTAAAGTCAAGAGATATATCTATACGTCTAGTATGTCTGTCTATGAGTCATTGTCTGTGAACAAGAAAGAAGAGGAATTCGATCCATACCCACTTCCAATTCAGATGGGAAAGCGAATGGATTTCGATTATGGAACTGCTAAAGGGTTAGCTGAAGCTGTATTTGCACAACGAGCTACTTTTCCTGTCTGCAGTGTACGGTTCACCTTCGTATTAGGAATCGATGACTACACTCGGCGTGTAGAATTCCATATTGATCGAGTGAAGAGGGGTATACCGATTGGAATCCCGAATATGGATGCCAAGATTAACTTCATTAGCTCAGACGAGGCCGCTGAACTGTTGTTATGGCTCAAGGATCATAAGATAGAAGGTCCTCTGAACGCGTGCTCAACAGGTGCTATCTCGTTAGCGGAGTTAATATCCTCTATTGAACAAGAGGTCGGGAAGAAAGCAATTATTGTACCTCGTACTTCTCAGGAGAATATGTCACCTTACGGGGTAGAGCGTACCTTAACGATTAATAATGGCAAGGCAACCCAAGCGGGGTTTGCATTTCAGCCTTTACATTCATGGTTTCCAATATTGCTGAGACAACTTGTGCTATCTTAG
- the mtnB gene encoding methylthioribulose 1-phosphate dehydratase yields the protein MSFVNITLEQKQEVISDLRKVKNQLAERMLFPGTSGNLSMRVGDYSPEQFYFAVTSSGKDKSKNTPEDFLFVDHAGHPCENTLLKPSAETLIHCEIYRLTGCSAVFHVHTVFNNLISEWMGNGGFVTAQGIELIKAFNIWEEDAAISIPVLPNYADIPRIAAEVEGVLNPAVPGILLRNHGIYAWGKNAFEAKKHLESFEFIFEYLYRSLLLQNVPKR from the coding sequence ATGAGCTTTGTAAATATCACCTTAGAACAGAAACAAGAGGTTATTAGCGATCTTCGTAAAGTTAAAAATCAACTAGCCGAGCGCATGCTCTTCCCCGGAACTAGCGGTAATCTATCCATGCGTGTTGGTGATTATAGTCCAGAACAATTTTATTTCGCTGTTACTTCAAGTGGCAAAGACAAATCTAAGAACACCCCAGAGGACTTTTTATTCGTTGATCATGCGGGTCACCCTTGCGAGAATACACTCCTGAAACCCAGTGCTGAAACTCTTATTCATTGTGAAATTTACCGTCTAACGGGATGTAGTGCGGTATTCCATGTACATACCGTCTTCAATAACCTTATCAGTGAGTGGATGGGTAACGGTGGTTTTGTAACAGCTCAAGGAATTGAACTTATTAAAGCCTTCAATATTTGGGAAGAAGATGCTGCCATTTCTATTCCGGTCCTTCCTAATTATGCAGATATCCCACGGATTGCCGCTGAAGTTGAAGGTGTGCTTAACCCTGCAGTCCCAGGTATCCTTTTACGTAATCATGGAATATATGCGTGGGGTAAGAACGCTTTTGAAGCCAAGAAACATTTGGAGTCATTTGAATTTATCTTCGAATATTTATACCGTAGTTTACTTCTTCAGAATGTACCTAAAAGATAA
- a CDS encoding 2-hydroxy-3-keto-5-methylthiopentenyl-1-phosphate phosphatase translates to MISSRKPVIFCDFDGTITITDNIVAIMKHFKPQGHEKIMEDTIKQRISLHEGVSAMFALIPSSQREEIISFVLEYAGIREGFQQFLYYLKKENIEFYVTSGGMDFFIDPLLQPFQIPQDHIYCNGADFSGEHIKITWPNPCLPPCENSCGMCKTTVIRQFPEDTYLRILIGDSLTDFEGAKIADLVYSRSWLTTKCEELGVNHVPFETFHDIISDLQQKQEQGVL, encoded by the coding sequence ATGATATCATCTAGAAAACCCGTCATCTTCTGTGATTTCGATGGAACGATTACGATAACAGACAATATCGTGGCGATCATGAAGCATTTCAAGCCGCAAGGCCACGAAAAAATTATGGAAGATACGATCAAACAGAGAATTAGCCTTCATGAAGGTGTGAGCGCCATGTTCGCACTTATACCCTCCAGTCAACGTGAGGAGATTATTTCTTTCGTATTGGAATACGCTGGTATCAGAGAAGGATTTCAACAATTCCTTTACTATCTCAAAAAAGAAAATATTGAATTCTATGTAACAAGTGGTGGTATGGATTTCTTTATTGATCCCTTGCTTCAGCCTTTCCAAATACCCCAAGACCATATTTATTGCAACGGGGCTGATTTCTCTGGAGAACATATTAAGATAACTTGGCCCAATCCTTGCCTTCCTCCTTGTGAGAATAGTTGTGGGATGTGCAAGACAACGGTTATCCGCCAGTTTCCAGAGGACACTTATCTACGGATACTCATCGGAGATAGCCTAACGGACTTCGAAGGAGCCAAGATTGCCGATCTCGTCTATTCTCGCTCTTGGCTCACCACGAAATGTGAAGAACTTGGGGTCAATCATGTGCCCTTCGAAACGTTTCATGATATTATATCCGATTTACAACAGAAACAAGAACAAGGAGTGCTATAA
- a CDS encoding 2,3-diketo-5-methylthiopentyl-1-phosphate enolase, with protein MNQCTATYRIYDDKVDFRKKAESIAIGMTVGSWTELPQAKRNSMQKHLGQVLSVEEHEAKGAAIGTRYADITIAYPDVNFSHDIPALLVTVFGKISMDGRIKLINLGFSESFLSAFSGPKFGIAGIREQLGVYDRPLLMSIFKSVIGLNLEELREQFYHQALGGVDLIKDDEILFENKLTPIEKRVEICMKAAELASKETGKKLLYAANLTGRTSQLKQQAMKAIDAGANALLFNALAYGYDVLHELSSDPEITVPIAAHPALAGAIYPAQHYGISPSVLLGQLMRLAGADLVLFPSPYGSVTMPREENLAIHHELITSDLKITTSMPVPSAGIHPGLVPLILKDFGTDVVINAGGGIHGHPMGTTAGGHAFVQAIDAAMKSIPLAEYAVTHPELQSAINTWGGEQ; from the coding sequence ATGAATCAATGTACAGCAACTTATCGAATTTATGATGACAAAGTAGATTTTCGTAAAAAAGCAGAATCGATCGCTATAGGCATGACTGTTGGTAGCTGGACAGAGTTACCCCAAGCGAAACGGAACTCCATGCAGAAACATTTAGGACAAGTCTTAAGTGTAGAAGAACATGAAGCAAAGGGTGCTGCCATCGGCACTAGATATGCAGATATCACGATCGCCTATCCTGATGTAAATTTTAGCCATGATATCCCAGCCCTACTCGTCACCGTATTCGGCAAAATATCAATGGATGGACGAATTAAACTGATTAACCTAGGATTCTCAGAGTCTTTCCTTTCGGCTTTTTCAGGTCCTAAATTCGGTATAGCAGGAATCAGAGAACAACTGGGTGTCTATGATCGCCCTCTACTTATGAGCATCTTCAAGTCGGTTATTGGCCTTAACCTTGAGGAATTACGTGAGCAGTTCTACCATCAAGCACTCGGTGGTGTCGACCTCATCAAGGATGATGAAATTCTATTCGAGAATAAGCTGACCCCTATAGAAAAGCGGGTTGAAATTTGTATGAAGGCTGCCGAATTGGCAAGTAAGGAGACGGGTAAAAAGCTACTTTACGCTGCCAATCTAACCGGCCGTACTTCCCAGCTTAAGCAACAAGCTATGAAAGCTATCGATGCGGGAGCTAACGCCCTATTGTTTAATGCACTAGCCTATGGCTATGACGTCCTCCATGAATTGTCTAGTGATCCTGAGATCACCGTACCTATTGCAGCTCACCCTGCTTTAGCAGGAGCAATATATCCAGCTCAGCACTATGGCATTTCACCTTCTGTTCTTTTAGGGCAACTCATGCGACTAGCAGGTGCAGATCTAGTACTCTTCCCATCTCCATATGGCTCGGTTACGATGCCAAGAGAAGAGAACTTAGCTATCCATCATGAACTCATTACATCTGATCTGAAAATCACAACAAGTATGCCCGTTCCTTCTGCCGGTATTCACCCCGGTCTAGTGCCTTTGATACTGAAAGATTTCGGAACTGATGTTGTCATCAATGCAGGTGGAGGTATTCATGGACATCCCATGGGAACGACAGCAGGTGGACATGCTTTTGTACAAGCGATTGATGCGGCAATGAAATCTATTCCGCTCGCAGAATATGCGGTAACTCATCCAGAACTACAGTCTGCCATTAATACCTGGGGAGGAGAACAATGA
- the proC gene encoding pyrroline-5-carboxylate reductase codes for MSQQQAIIQDHITFYGAGSMAEAIVRGIIARTVVLPSAITMLNRSNTERLEELKQRYQVNTNNDETAKVRILQNSPIIVLAMKPKDAAASLQQLGPLLSDGQLIVSVIAGLSITTMQRLLGRKQPIARTMPNTSSSIGLGATGLSFSKEITEDQRHTVTTLFEAVGIVTAIPEEKMDLLTGISGSGPAYIYYMMEAMMAAGIRGGLSPQQCKELTVQTVLGAAQMVQQTGEEPSTLRAKVTSPNGSTQAAIMMLDKGDFFEDVIAAVNRCAERSREMGAALKEEGS; via the coding sequence ATGAGCCAGCAACAAGCTATAATTCAAGATCATATTACGTTCTATGGGGCTGGATCGATGGCAGAGGCAATCGTGCGCGGTATTATCGCTCGCACCGTTGTACTTCCTTCGGCAATTACGATGCTTAATCGAAGTAATACAGAGCGTCTTGAGGAATTAAAGCAACGATATCAAGTGAATACCAATAATGATGAGACAGCTAAAGTTAGAATTTTGCAGAACTCTCCAATCATCGTACTCGCGATGAAACCCAAAGATGCCGCCGCCTCTCTGCAACAATTAGGTCCACTACTCTCAGATGGACAATTAATCGTCTCCGTCATTGCTGGATTATCTATTACAACCATGCAACGTCTACTAGGACGGAAACAACCCATTGCAAGAACGATGCCCAATACTTCTAGTTCTATTGGTCTCGGCGCGACTGGTTTATCGTTCTCAAAAGAAATAACGGAGGATCAACGCCATACCGTCACGACTTTGTTTGAGGCAGTAGGAATAGTCACTGCTATTCCTGAGGAGAAAATGGACTTGCTTACAGGTATTTCCGGCAGTGGTCCTGCCTATATTTATTACATGATGGAAGCCATGATGGCTGCGGGGATTCGCGGTGGATTATCACCTCAGCAGTGTAAAGAATTAACGGTACAGACCGTTCTGGGTGCCGCCCAAATGGTTCAGCAGACAGGAGAAGAACCAAGTACACTAAGAGCTAAGGTGACCTCTCCGAATGGTTCAACACAAGCAGCCATTATGATGCTTGATAAAGGTGACTTCTTTGAAGATGTTATTGCAGCTGTTAACCGCTGCGCAGAGCGTTCCCGTGAGATGGGTGCTGCGCTAAAGGAGGAAGGTTCATGA